From Halobacterium sp. R2-5, the proteins below share one genomic window:
- a CDS encoding DUF402 domain-containing protein, which translates to MTRVRVRGIYSTALTRRLLDASFDVVDASPPIRERFDADFATGEYDADVWMTPDRQGVGVSGREDAVDEVLDVLEGIGVDTFVWRDRAARGAVFNAVVERTVRGGAVVALSSDHEGYLPFDATDEHVEEGDHLRVQVREPNPWWADDRPVVDTQLRAVGGLASLERGVDALVAGTPNGSRDHELARTTELLSPDVPDRWGVRWHYAADGASMDALGDALDELVSLAERLREATADAPAPEDSAPHRVTAPERTVWAWFGRESRFALDAARREVTETMDGHHRIKAGSEAASGAVDFAEALGASTDGFPFGAVTDQFGPTAGDLVAIQHGKPDGRVITLGRGDVTDRDREAGRVTVRREMTAGGVYDELGVDREAGDVATTRFTEGNWWYPTVYESEDGEVKGTYLNVSTPVEVFPDAVRYVDLHVDVVKHADGRVEVVDEDELRATVDAGHVSEELAEQALSVAERVRAAVSDD; encoded by the coding sequence ATGACCCGCGTCCGCGTCCGCGGCATCTACAGCACCGCGCTCACCCGCCGGCTGCTGGACGCGAGCTTCGACGTGGTGGACGCCTCGCCGCCGATCCGCGAGCGCTTCGACGCCGACTTCGCGACCGGCGAGTACGACGCCGACGTCTGGATGACGCCCGACCGCCAGGGCGTCGGCGTCTCCGGCCGGGAGGACGCCGTCGACGAGGTGCTGGACGTACTCGAGGGGATCGGCGTAGACACGTTCGTCTGGCGGGACCGCGCGGCCCGCGGCGCCGTCTTCAACGCCGTCGTCGAGCGCACCGTCCGCGGCGGCGCGGTGGTCGCGCTGTCGAGCGACCACGAGGGCTACCTGCCGTTCGACGCCACGGACGAGCACGTCGAGGAGGGCGACCACCTCCGCGTGCAGGTCCGCGAGCCGAACCCGTGGTGGGCCGACGACCGCCCCGTCGTCGACACCCAGCTACGGGCCGTCGGCGGGCTCGCGAGCCTCGAACGCGGCGTGGACGCGCTCGTCGCGGGGACGCCGAACGGCTCCCGGGACCACGAGCTCGCGCGCACCACCGAACTGCTGTCTCCGGACGTCCCGGACCGCTGGGGCGTCCGCTGGCACTACGCCGCCGACGGCGCGAGCATGGACGCGCTCGGGGACGCGCTCGACGAACTGGTGTCGCTCGCGGAGCGCCTGCGGGAGGCCACCGCGGACGCGCCCGCACCCGAGGACAGCGCGCCCCACCGCGTCACGGCGCCCGAGCGCACCGTCTGGGCGTGGTTCGGCCGCGAGTCCCGGTTCGCGCTCGACGCCGCGCGCCGCGAGGTCACGGAGACGATGGACGGCCACCACCGCATCAAGGCGGGCAGCGAGGCCGCCAGCGGCGCCGTCGACTTCGCGGAGGCGCTCGGCGCGAGCACCGACGGCTTCCCGTTCGGCGCGGTCACCGACCAGTTCGGGCCGACCGCGGGCGACCTGGTCGCCATCCAGCACGGCAAGCCCGACGGCCGCGTCATCACGCTCGGCCGCGGCGACGTCACCGACCGCGACCGGGAGGCCGGCCGGGTGACCGTCCGCCGCGAGATGACTGCCGGCGGCGTCTACGACGAACTCGGCGTCGATCGCGAGGCCGGCGACGTCGCCACCACGCGGTTCACCGAGGGGAACTGGTGGTACCCGACCGTCTACGAGAGCGAGGACGGCGAAGTGAAGGGCACGTACCTGAACGTCTCCACGCCCGTCGAGGTGTTCCCGGACGCGGTGCGGTACGTCGACCTCCACGTCGACGTCGTGAAACACGCCGACGGCCGCGTCGAGGTCGTCGACGAGGACGAACTCCGGGCGACCGTCGATGCCGGCCACGTCAGCGAGGAACTGGCCGAGCAGGCGCTGTCGGTCGCCGAGCGCGTGCGCGCCGCGGTCAGCGACGACTAG
- a CDS encoding PGF-CTERM sorting domain-containing protein, producing the protein MRRRDVLRSAAAAAALPLASTTVSASSQSSFEPLGVLELSGTKEVVTDDAGETAFVATTDGVATVDIADPANPELLARVAPLLDDREGGPMQQVFDVKLDGDTLIAVGPANPTRTEAVQGVVVFDVSDPANPEQTRFYETAYPIHNAYLEDGVAYLTANDGARNPVVLVDVSGGSAEELSRWSNVDHDDRWRDVYPYVRTAHDVYVHEDVLYVAYWDAGTWLADVSDPQNPEYVNHFGHYSVEDLLELDSGEAGAEGLAVPGNSHYVAVNEDASVLASGAEAWDVDTSNADPEQGGIDLWDVSDPQNPEKLSFIAPPPTPDGTRDGTWTTSHNFEFRNGRLYTSWYQGGVKVHDVSDPANPEELAWWRQPEEARFWTARYATEDAFVAGNMGGQTYDAGVYTFPNAAGEQPDPPNLETTTVATTTAPDATETAQTTAATTATSAPTTTESGESGSGVPGFGALAALAGVSAAALAAWRRNDA; encoded by the coding sequence ATGCGACGACGAGACGTCCTGCGCTCCGCGGCCGCTGCGGCAGCCCTCCCGCTCGCGAGTACGACCGTCAGCGCGTCCAGCCAGTCGTCGTTCGAGCCGCTGGGCGTGCTGGAGCTGTCGGGGACCAAAGAAGTGGTCACCGACGACGCGGGGGAGACCGCGTTCGTGGCGACGACCGACGGCGTGGCGACGGTGGACATCGCGGACCCGGCGAACCCGGAGCTGTTGGCGCGCGTGGCGCCGCTGCTGGACGACCGCGAGGGCGGGCCGATGCAGCAAGTCTTCGACGTGAAACTCGACGGGGACACCCTGATCGCGGTCGGGCCGGCGAACCCCACGCGGACCGAGGCGGTCCAGGGCGTCGTCGTCTTCGACGTCAGCGACCCCGCGAACCCCGAGCAGACGCGGTTCTACGAGACGGCGTACCCGATTCACAACGCCTACCTGGAGGACGGCGTGGCGTACCTCACGGCGAACGACGGCGCGCGGAATCCCGTGGTTCTCGTGGACGTCTCCGGGGGTTCGGCGGAAGAGCTCAGCCGGTGGTCGAACGTCGACCACGACGACCGGTGGCGGGACGTCTACCCGTACGTGCGGACGGCCCACGACGTCTACGTGCACGAGGACGTGCTCTACGTCGCGTACTGGGACGCGGGCACGTGGCTGGCGGACGTCAGCGACCCGCAGAACCCCGAGTACGTCAACCACTTCGGGCACTACAGCGTCGAGGACCTGCTGGAACTCGATTCGGGCGAGGCGGGCGCGGAGGGGCTGGCGGTTCCGGGGAACTCCCACTACGTCGCCGTGAACGAGGACGCGTCCGTGCTCGCGTCCGGCGCGGAGGCGTGGGACGTGGACACGAGCAACGCGGACCCCGAGCAGGGCGGCATCGACCTCTGGGACGTCAGCGACCCGCAGAACCCGGAGAAGCTGTCGTTCATCGCGCCGCCGCCGACGCCGGACGGCACCCGAGACGGGACGTGGACGACGAGCCACAACTTCGAGTTCCGGAACGGCCGGCTGTACACGTCGTGGTACCAGGGCGGCGTGAAGGTTCACGACGTGAGCGACCCCGCGAACCCCGAGGAGCTGGCGTGGTGGCGCCAGCCGGAGGAGGCGCGGTTCTGGACGGCGCGGTACGCCACGGAGGACGCGTTCGTCGCGGGGAACATGGGCGGCCAGACGTACGACGCGGGCGTCTACACGTTCCCGAACGCGGCGGGCGAGCAGCCCGACCCGCCGAACCTGGAGACGACGACGGTCGCGACGACGACGGCACCGGACGCGACCGAGACGGCGCAGACCACGGCGGCGACGACCGCGACGAGCGCGCCGACGACGACCGAGAGCGGAGAGTCCGGGAGCGGCGTCCCCGGGTTCGGCGCGCTCGCCGCGCTCGCGGGCGTCTCCGCGGCGGCGCTGGCGGCGTGGCGGCGGAACGACGCGTAG
- a CDS encoding riboflavin synthase encodes MFTGIIEETGTVEDVVDEPDGRRIRVATDDLTGFSHGESISVGGVCLTVEEYGTDWFTAFTATETLDATTLDAVREGDEVNLERALPADGRLDGHIVQGHVDTTTEVVAVEQVGEDWTYTFALPDGHEQYVAQKGSITLDGISLTVADVDDTEGTFSVAVVPTTYDLTTLSERAPGDSVNVEVDVVAKYVERLDAY; translated from the coding sequence GTGTTCACCGGCATCATCGAGGAGACGGGCACCGTCGAGGACGTCGTCGACGAACCCGACGGCCGCCGCATCCGCGTCGCCACGGACGACTTGACCGGGTTCTCGCACGGCGAGAGCATCAGCGTCGGCGGCGTCTGCCTCACCGTCGAAGAGTACGGGACGGACTGGTTCACGGCGTTCACCGCGACCGAGACGCTCGACGCGACGACGCTCGACGCCGTGCGCGAGGGCGACGAAGTCAACCTCGAGCGCGCGCTCCCCGCCGACGGCCGCCTCGACGGCCACATCGTGCAGGGCCACGTCGACACCACAACCGAAGTCGTCGCCGTCGAGCAGGTCGGCGAGGACTGGACGTACACGTTCGCGCTCCCCGACGGCCACGAGCAGTACGTCGCCCAGAAGGGGTCGATTACGCTCGACGGCATCAGCCTCACCGTCGCGGACGTCGACGACACGGAAGGGACGTTCTCGGTGGCCGTCGTGCCGACGACGTACGACCTCACGACGCTCTCCGAGCGCGCGCCCGGAGACAGCGTGAACGTGGAAGTGGACGTCGTCGCGAAGTACGTCGAGCGCCTCGACGCCTACTGA
- a CDS encoding SDR family NAD(P)-dependent oxidoreductase, whose protein sequence is MLSPDLGDRTALVTGGSRGLGRALCLSLAECGASVAVHYHSSEDAARETAADAVDAGAPDAATVQGDVTDPGGVDDIFAAAEAELGTVDVLVNNVGDFAPGHWEDLDFETWNRVFDTNLTGTYLCSKRALDGMRDQQWGRIVNVGYASSEKGLVSPKNFPYFAAKQGVLMFTRMLAADTQDDGITVNAVSPYVVETSDEFPEDAPRGRWASTDDVAQAVRFFCDEASEYISGENVEVDGGWLPEDV, encoded by the coding sequence ATGCTCTCGCCCGACCTCGGCGACCGCACCGCGCTCGTCACCGGCGGCAGCCGCGGCCTCGGTCGCGCGCTCTGCCTGTCGCTGGCCGAGTGCGGCGCCAGCGTCGCCGTCCACTACCACTCCAGCGAGGACGCCGCCCGCGAGACCGCCGCCGACGCCGTCGACGCGGGCGCGCCGGACGCCGCAACCGTGCAGGGCGACGTCACCGACCCCGGGGGCGTGGACGACATCTTCGCCGCCGCCGAGGCCGAACTCGGCACTGTGGACGTGCTCGTGAACAACGTCGGGGACTTCGCACCCGGCCACTGGGAGGACCTCGACTTCGAGACGTGGAACCGCGTCTTCGACACGAACCTCACCGGGACGTACCTCTGCTCGAAGCGCGCGCTCGACGGGATGCGCGACCAGCAGTGGGGCCGCATCGTCAACGTCGGGTACGCGTCCTCCGAGAAGGGCCTGGTCTCCCCGAAGAACTTCCCGTACTTCGCCGCCAAGCAGGGCGTGCTGATGTTCACGCGGATGCTCGCCGCCGACACCCAGGACGACGGCATCACGGTCAACGCCGTCTCCCCGTACGTCGTCGAAACCTCGGACGAGTTCCCCGAGGACGCCCCGCGCGGCCGCTGGGCCTCGACCGACGACGTCGCGCAGGCGGTCCGGTTCTTCTGCGACGAAGCATCGGAGTACATCTCCGGGGAGAACGTGGAAGTGGACGGCGGGTGGCTGCCGGAAGACGTGTAG
- a CDS encoding universal stress protein, with translation MAIENVLLAVGPTDDERIEPLARTTTDIAGPAGATVTLAHVFTQEEYDDIRAGIGLTEGADVTSDEVARRHATIRDLRDRLADADIDYDVKGRVGEHGDSIVDLADEVDADLAVVGGRKRSPTGKAVFGSTAQTVLLSAPCPVTFVRKDH, from the coding sequence ATGGCTATCGAGAACGTGCTGTTAGCGGTCGGGCCGACCGACGACGAGCGAATCGAGCCGCTGGCGCGAACGACCACGGACATCGCCGGACCGGCCGGCGCGACGGTGACGCTCGCGCACGTCTTCACGCAGGAGGAGTACGACGACATCCGGGCCGGCATCGGGCTCACGGAGGGCGCAGACGTGACCTCCGACGAGGTGGCGCGCCGGCACGCGACCATCCGCGACCTCCGCGACCGCCTCGCGGACGCGGACATCGACTACGACGTGAAGGGGCGCGTCGGCGAGCACGGCGACAGCATCGTCGACCTCGCGGACGAAGTGGACGCGGACCTCGCGGTCGTCGGCGGCCGGAAGCGCTCGCCGACCGGCAAAGCCGTCTTCGGCAGCACCGCGCAGACGGTGCTGCTGTCGGCGCCGTGCCCGGTGACGTTCGTGCGCAAGGACCACTGA
- a CDS encoding AIM24 family protein, producing MDASVEDGAGGLLVVELDAGESLLAASGALVDYAGQLRVQRAREGVLRSVANAARERQRTPVRVTADAATTARFAPDHHGGVVAAAVPEGGIASTRNAFLAATGDVRVGADRVGDAPARGSGLFLTTVAGDGTVYLAGRGRVERVAVPDGEERVVAAANVVAFDADAHVTVERVGAVEDAAPACRVRGPASVWTATRPRSSATN from the coding sequence ATGGACGCGAGCGTCGAGGACGGCGCGGGCGGGCTGCTCGTCGTGGAGCTCGACGCGGGCGAGTCGCTGCTCGCGGCGTCGGGCGCGCTCGTCGACTACGCCGGACAGCTCCGCGTGCAGCGCGCTCGCGAGGGCGTGCTGCGGTCGGTCGCGAACGCCGCGCGGGAGCGACAGCGTACGCCCGTGCGCGTGACTGCGGACGCCGCCACGACCGCGCGATTCGCGCCCGACCACCACGGGGGCGTCGTCGCCGCAGCGGTCCCGGAGGGCGGAATCGCGTCGACGCGGAACGCGTTCCTCGCGGCGACCGGTGACGTGCGCGTGGGCGCCGACCGCGTCGGGGACGCGCCGGCGCGCGGCAGCGGCCTGTTCCTCACGACCGTCGCGGGCGACGGCACCGTCTACCTCGCGGGCCGCGGGCGCGTCGAGCGCGTGGCCGTGCCGGACGGCGAGGAGCGCGTGGTCGCGGCCGCCAACGTCGTCGCGTTCGACGCCGACGCCCACGTCACCGTCGAGCGCGTCGGCGCCGTCGAGGACGCCGCGCCGGCGTGCCGAGTCCGCGGCCCGGCGTCAGTCTGGACGGCGACCCGGCCGCGGTCGAGCGCGACGAACTAA
- a CDS encoding ROK family protein gives MPYYVGVDLGATNVRAAVADGDGSILATDKRATPRGPTGIHVTEAVLDAVRAACEDADVDPSEVEAAGVGSIGPLDLAEGSIDGPANLPDSVDTVPLVGPISKLVDSERVHLHNDTVAGVIGERFHADRNPDDMAYVTISSGIGAGVAVDGNVLEGWDGNAGELGHMLVDPQGRRTCGCGRDGHWEAYCSGNNIPEYARMLAEEDGDLDTALPLDDPEFSAKHVYEHADDDEFAAHVVDQVGFWNAMGVTNLVQSYAPLVVSFGGAVALNNPDLVLDPIREYLDESVFNNVPEVRLTSLGDDVVLHGAVASAITGGTGDRSPS, from the coding sequence ATGCCGTACTACGTCGGCGTCGACCTCGGCGCGACGAACGTCCGCGCCGCGGTCGCGGACGGCGACGGGAGCATTCTCGCCACCGACAAGCGCGCGACGCCGCGCGGACCGACGGGGATCCACGTCACGGAGGCGGTCCTCGACGCGGTGCGCGCGGCCTGCGAGGACGCGGACGTCGACCCCAGCGAGGTCGAGGCCGCGGGCGTCGGCAGCATCGGCCCGTTGGACCTCGCGGAGGGTTCCATCGACGGCCCCGCGAACCTCCCGGACTCCGTCGACACCGTGCCGCTCGTCGGCCCCATCTCGAAGCTCGTGGACTCCGAGCGCGTCCACCTCCACAACGACACGGTCGCGGGCGTCATCGGCGAGCGCTTCCACGCCGACCGCAACCCCGACGACATGGCGTACGTCACCATCTCCTCGGGCATCGGGGCTGGCGTCGCCGTCGACGGCAACGTCCTCGAGGGCTGGGACGGTAACGCCGGCGAACTCGGCCACATGCTCGTCGACCCGCAGGGCCGCCGGACCTGCGGCTGCGGCCGCGACGGCCACTGGGAGGCGTACTGCTCGGGGAACAACATCCCCGAGTACGCCCGCATGCTCGCGGAGGAGGACGGCGACCTCGACACCGCGCTCCCGCTGGACGACCCCGAGTTCTCCGCGAAGCACGTCTACGAGCACGCCGACGACGACGAGTTCGCCGCGCACGTCGTCGACCAGGTCGGCTTCTGGAACGCGATGGGCGTCACGAACCTCGTGCAGTCGTACGCGCCGCTCGTGGTGTCTTTCGGCGGCGCCGTCGCGCTCAACAACCCCGACCTCGTCCTCGACCCGATCCGCGAGTACCTCGACGAGAGCGTGTTCAACAACGTCCCCGAGGTGCGGCTCACGTCGCTCGGCGACGACGTCGTCCTCCACGGCGCCGTCGCGTCCGCCATCACCGGCGGCACCGGCGACCGCTCGCCGAGTTAG
- a CDS encoding PrsW family intramembrane metalloprotease yields the protein MSAERDPVERASGDDQDLYDVATWEPRTALDRFSTWLYGGLATTGRAVVVVLAVLIVAAQFAAALGLVFFDRPVVAVYVLLSVVPALGLAAFVWKADATKREPLELLVVTFAFGFLFAGFAAILNSIFSGLFLGSVTEQSSVAIAVVVPALYFFLVVGPVEETVKWLAIRLYAYRSDRFDAVVDGAVYGAVAGLGFATIENAIYIGREVVAALEATGGPAAVSVGLETAAVRTLAGPGHVIYSAFAGYYLGLAKFNPENRGPIVVKGLVIASVIHATYNTVVTNLGVLTGAIGLPPGFVFIGFVVVYDGALFYVLYRKLKRYRAAYEQTGAETFEDDQREGDADEPGDLRGTDSSENERDRQ from the coding sequence ATGTCGGCCGAACGGGACCCAGTCGAGCGCGCGAGCGGGGACGACCAGGACCTCTACGACGTGGCGACGTGGGAGCCGCGGACCGCGCTCGACCGCTTCTCGACGTGGTTGTACGGCGGGCTGGCGACCACCGGGCGGGCGGTCGTCGTGGTGCTCGCGGTGCTCATCGTCGCCGCGCAGTTCGCCGCGGCGCTCGGGCTGGTGTTCTTCGACCGGCCGGTCGTCGCCGTCTACGTCCTGCTGTCGGTCGTGCCCGCGCTCGGGCTGGCGGCGTTCGTCTGGAAGGCAGACGCCACGAAACGCGAACCCCTCGAACTGCTCGTCGTGACGTTCGCGTTCGGGTTCCTGTTCGCGGGGTTCGCGGCCATCCTCAACAGCATCTTCTCCGGACTGTTCCTCGGGTCGGTCACCGAGCAGTCGTCGGTCGCGATAGCCGTCGTGGTGCCCGCGCTGTACTTCTTCCTCGTCGTCGGACCGGTCGAGGAGACCGTGAAGTGGCTCGCGATCCGGCTGTACGCCTACCGGAGCGACCGCTTCGACGCGGTCGTCGACGGCGCGGTGTACGGCGCGGTCGCCGGCCTCGGGTTCGCCACCATCGAGAACGCCATCTACATCGGCCGCGAGGTGGTGGCGGCCCTCGAGGCGACGGGCGGCCCCGCGGCCGTCAGCGTCGGCCTCGAGACCGCCGCGGTGCGCACGCTCGCGGGCCCCGGGCACGTCATCTACTCGGCGTTCGCGGGCTACTACCTCGGGCTCGCGAAGTTCAACCCCGAGAACCGCGGCCCCATCGTCGTGAAGGGGCTGGTCATCGCGTCAGTCATCCACGCGACGTACAACACGGTCGTGACGAACCTCGGCGTCCTGACCGGCGCCATCGGGCTCCCACCCGGCTTCGTGTTCATCGGGTTCGTCGTCGTCTACGACGGCGCGCTGTTCTACGTGCTCTACCGGAAGCTCAAGCGGTACCGCGCGGCCTACGAGCAGACCGGTGCCGAGACCTTCGAGGACGACCAGCGCGAGGGCGACGCCGACGAACCCGGCGACCTCCGCGGGACGGATTCGAGCGAGAACGAGCGCGACCGTCAGTAG
- a CDS encoding YbaK/EbsC family protein: protein MHERAAEFVERAREEYGVDVNVHEFDEGTKTAADAADAVGCDVAQIASSIVVVADDEPVVVVTSGANRVDLEKVAVYRDASDARMAEADEVKEATGWSIGGVPPICHATAVPVLLDDTLLDHDEVWAAAGTPTAVWPIEPERLRDLADADAVDVAE, encoded by the coding sequence ATGCACGAGCGAGCCGCGGAGTTCGTCGAGCGGGCGCGCGAGGAGTACGGCGTCGACGTGAACGTCCACGAGTTCGACGAGGGGACGAAGACCGCGGCGGACGCGGCCGACGCGGTCGGCTGCGACGTCGCGCAGATCGCGTCCAGCATCGTCGTGGTCGCGGACGACGAGCCGGTGGTCGTGGTGACCAGCGGCGCGAACCGCGTGGACCTCGAGAAGGTCGCGGTCTACCGGGACGCCAGCGACGCCCGGATGGCGGAGGCCGACGAGGTGAAGGAGGCGACCGGCTGGAGCATCGGGGGCGTGCCGCCCATCTGCCACGCGACGGCCGTTCCCGTCCTGCTGGACGACACGCTCCTCGACCACGACGAGGTGTGGGCGGCGGCAGGCACGCCGACCGCGGTCTGGCCCATCGAGCCCGAGCGCCTCCGCGACCTCGCTGACGCGGACGCCGTCGACGTCGCGGAGTGA
- a CDS encoding NifU family protein: MSETAGAGSLHERVETWLVGQMPIIRSHGGTSAVRKADPADGEVVVELGGACSGCGISPRTAQRIKVDLAAEFDEVEDVVVRFTDGDGGGWGGDQPESYMGVDRNEGGRGGRGEGSPNSDSHF; the protein is encoded by the coding sequence ATGAGCGAGACTGCTGGCGCGGGGAGCCTCCACGAGCGCGTCGAGACGTGGCTCGTCGGCCAGATGCCGATCATCAGGAGCCACGGCGGCACGAGCGCCGTCCGGAAGGCCGACCCCGCCGACGGGGAGGTCGTCGTCGAGCTCGGCGGCGCGTGCTCGGGGTGTGGCATCAGCCCGCGGACCGCCCAGCGCATCAAAGTGGACCTCGCGGCGGAGTTCGACGAGGTCGAGGACGTGGTCGTCCGGTTCACGGACGGCGACGGCGGCGGCTGGGGCGGCGACCAGCCGGAGAGCTACATGGGCGTCGACCGCAACGAGGGCGGCCGCGGCGGCCGCGGCGAGGGCAGCCCGAACTCCGACTCGCACTTCTAG
- a CDS encoding M24 family metallopeptidase, which translates to MRSAVFDGALADAGADAFVFVGPPGDPLVRYLSGAAVPCRAAVVYAGRVAVVPERPLPDDVAVREDVTVLDPVATPARKLPGLVADSVLAPRTLPHDAALYLEEAGVDVSSTDAHLRARETKTDAELDALRDAQAAAEAGMAAAAALLADAGGDPLADDDGDVTAERVRRTANAAVARAGADPETVVAAEGPIAASDAVPIRVTPGVDGYRGWLARTFVADSDGGWERRATLAGEYAVDAGIDIVDVGETAVDAAAEEVTAELGSYGFPPTAGTGTVHGVGLERRELPAGDDAVEPGAALAVRAELDADQTVWVADLAVATGDGVERVGDFPRSVVPKPDY; encoded by the coding sequence ATGCGGTCCGCGGTCTTCGACGGCGCGCTCGCCGACGCGGGCGCTGACGCCTTCGTTTTCGTCGGCCCGCCCGGCGACCCGCTCGTCCGCTACCTGAGCGGCGCCGCCGTCCCGTGCCGCGCGGCCGTCGTCTACGCGGGCCGCGTCGCCGTCGTCCCCGAGCGCCCGCTCCCCGACGACGTCGCCGTCCGCGAGGACGTCACTGTTCTCGACCCGGTAGCGACGCCCGCGCGGAAGCTCCCGGGCCTCGTCGCGGACAGCGTGCTCGCGCCGCGCACGCTCCCGCACGACGCCGCGCTCTACCTCGAAGAGGCGGGCGTCGACGTGTCCTCGACGGACGCCCACTTGCGGGCACGCGAGACGAAGACCGACGCCGAACTGGACGCGCTGCGGGACGCACAAGCGGCTGCCGAGGCGGGGATGGCCGCTGCCGCCGCGCTGCTCGCGGACGCCGGTGGCGACCCGCTGGCGGACGACGACGGCGACGTGACCGCCGAGCGCGTCCGCCGCACCGCGAACGCGGCGGTGGCGCGGGCCGGCGCCGACCCCGAGACGGTCGTTGCCGCGGAGGGACCAATCGCTGCCAGCGACGCCGTCCCGATTCGCGTTACGCCCGGTGTCGACGGCTACCGCGGCTGGCTCGCGCGCACGTTCGTCGCGGACAGCGACGGCGGCTGGGAGCGCCGCGCCACGCTCGCCGGCGAGTACGCCGTCGACGCCGGCATCGACATCGTGGACGTCGGCGAGACGGCTGTCGACGCCGCGGCCGAGGAAGTGACCGCGGAGCTCGGCTCGTACGGCTTCCCGCCGACCGCGGGCACGGGCACCGTCCACGGCGTCGGCCTCGAACGGCGCGAGCTCCCGGCTGGCGACGACGCAGTCGAACCCGGAGCGGCGCTGGCGGTGCGCGCGGAACTGGACGCCGACCAGACCGTGTGGGTCGCGGACCTCGCGGTCGCCACCGGTGACGGCGTCGAGCGCGTCGGCGACTTCCCGCGGTCGGTCGTCCCGAAGCCCGACTACTGA